DNA from Brassica napus cultivar Da-Ae chromosome C4, Da-Ae, whole genome shotgun sequence:
gaagaagaagaatgaccAAGTCTAATGGCTGAAATTGATGAGTTTGTCGATCTTCGCTCTAAGTTTATTTCTTACTCCATATCGTTTGTATCTCGATCTAAGAACCTCCGAGCTGACCGCCTTGCGAAAGGTGCTAGATCTCGTGGTCTTTGCTTTTCCATGTACACTCTGAGGTCCCAACTTGGCTGGTGCTAGACATCACTTGGTTGGAATCATCTTAATAAGAATATGGAGCtcttgttgtaaaaaaaaaaaaaaaaaagtaaattcaAAAATGGTATCAGATATGAGGTAAAGATCGCCTGTTCTCGGTTTAAATCAATACTCAGGAGAAAGTCAATagcacattttttttaaaaccatttACGTTTTCAGTAATTTTTTTCCCAATTTCTTTTGGTGGGAAGGAAAATTAACGGAAAAGGTACAGGAGAAGTagtattcttttgtttttttaaaaaattttaacgtAAAACCCCCTAGCTAaatttgttttgggtaaaaatcctcaaactaagtatttaacgaaaaaactcctaaattaattttatttaatgaattaaatccTATCAGGTCATAATTATCATTACTACCggtaaattttttgtttaggggtttctacattaaataaacataattgtggggttttaccattaaaaatcaaaaaaatcaaaattttataatattatctgaaaaatagtaacttaaattttcaaaattagcatttttaattatttttttgtaaatatatgagtttgatgtgtttttaacattaacattatatatgtataaattaaaaatgtagaaaccgagaaaatataataaaagttatataaagAATTCAGACGCAGTAAGACTTTCTTCCCTAACTTTCGGATCAGACATATTCCAAGAGCACAAAATACTATGGCGGACAAGCTTGAACGTGGTGCGAGGAGTTCTTCTTCAGCTATGTTATATATTGATTCAATACTTTCGGTTTGGCTTTCTAAATCGCGCGGTCCAATTACTTAGTTCTCGCTTATGTTGTAAAAAAAAGTTactaattattaaataatattataaaattttgaatttttttgattttttagatttttagtgGTAAAATCCCttaactatgtttacttaatgtagaaactcctaaactaaagatttactggTAGTAGTGGTAATtaggatttttaacgttaaagcCCCtcaattatgtttgttttgggtaaaaaccctcaaactaagtatttaacgtaAAAGCCCCCAAActagttttatttaatgaagTAAACCCTAAAAGGTCATAATTACCAAtactaccggtaaatctttagttgaggggtttctacattaagtaaacatagttgaggggttttactattaaaaataaaaaaaatcaattttataatattatctaaaaattagtaacttaaatatatgagtttgatatgttttaacatcaacattatatatgtataaattaaaaatgtaaaaaccaagaaaatataacaaaaattatataaagaatttagacGCAGTAAGACTTTCTTCCCTAACTTCTAGATCAGACATATTTCAAGAGCACAAAATACTATGGCGGACAAGCTTGCAAGTGGTACGAGAAGTTCTCCTTCAGCTTCAATACTTTCGGTTTGGCTTCCTGAATCGTGCGGTCCAATTACTTAGTTCTTGCttatgttgtaaaaaaaaagttactaatttttaaataatattataaaattttttatttttttaaaaaaatatttttaatggtaaaaccttTCAACTATGTTTACATAATGTAGAAACCCATAAATTAAAGATTTACCggtaaaaatgataattatgaCCTGCtagggtttaattcattaaataacgCTAGTTTGAGAGTTATTtcattaaatacttagtttgagggtttttatccaaaacaaacttagttaaggggttttaatattaaaaatcctGGTAATTATGATTTGCTAGGGTTTAATTCACTAAATAACTTTAGTGTGGAgtttttttcgttaaatacttagttatgGAGTTTTTACTCGAAACAAATTCATTGCAAgagttttaacgttaaaaatcatttttttaatccaTTGTTATCGGTTCCTTCATGCATAATTATTGAGGCCTTTATTAATTTGTCCATATATAGTAAATAGTATTAACTTTCACGGACGTtatatgattgaaaattttatattatttgaacCATATGGTTTGTTTATCAGCTTCAAATTAATGCTTTACGATTGGTCCACCTACAAGACTACATCTACATGTGATAACCTGCATGATTGGTCCACTGATCTTTCTTTAAACCCTTTATTTCCCGTCTTGAGTtcgtattattttttttgtaaactaaagtTCGTATTATTGTCAATAAGTaatcaaaacaatatttatatttacccACCGAAACTTTAAAACCAAACAAACTGGTCTAAATACGTTGCATTACAGTTGAACATGCAGTTCTTCTGATGCTTTCAAACattattttgatattataaTGAGTTAAGACCACAGTTTAAAGAAAGTCTCATTTATAATTTAACTAGTTGGTCCAATACTGTGATTTAGTTTCAGTTTAACTATTCAGTTTCATTATTACTTGACATTTAACTATTTAGTTACTCATCCACACACGATTGATTGTTTTTTACCCACCCACACACGATTTTACCTTTCGTATTATTTGGTTCGACtgaaaaaaagttttgttttgtatttgggAATTCTATCCTTAATTGTATTACAATTCGATTCCTGTCCTATGATCCAATTACATATGCATAGTGATTTaaaactaaagatcatatgatCTTGTCCTCATTGCCACGGAAGACTAAAAATTAGATTACCGATTTAACATAGATCTTGTACACATTAGTACATTACAAaagctttttgtttttaatcatataccaaaataaatttaaaaaatgaaaatattccctCCGGGAATGTTAATAAGAATCTATTTTCGGAtctgaaaagaaataagaaattaagaaaatagaGACAGAATTAACGaagaatgaaaacattaaaacactAATTAAAATCCTCAGAGATGCTATCAAGGTGAGGCTGCCACATAGACACCGACGCCGACCGACTATGTCTTCGACGGTGACGGTTCTCTTTACCGGCCGAACATTTCTTCTCGGATGACGACAACATAACATCTTCCAAATATTTCTCACACAACGTCAAATCAAGATCCTTATTACTAGTACTTACCATGTGATTACTATTGATGTCGTTGGCGTTTCCAAGAGTCTTTCTCCGACGTTGGAcatcctttttcttctttgttttcttcttctccggcAAGGAAGTATCCGGTATAAGAAAATAGATGCTCCCACGCTTGAGCTCAGATTCAGGAGACAAGATCAAGATCTTACGTACAACTCCTTGAGAACATGGTTTGCTTAAGACATGGTTAGGGTTCGCCTGAAGGATCTCACCGGCGGTCATTGGACGAGTGATCTCATCGACGTGGCCGTTGAGATGTACGATTCGGATCAAATCTAAGGCTCCACATGGAAGTACACAAGCTAAACAGCACCGTAAACTGTTTCCCATatctttttttgctaaaaaatcttataagttttcttatcaaaaaaaaaaaaaaagaaaaagattgagtaagtttttaaaattgttctttgtcgttgttgttgttgttgtgtgtattGTTTTGTGACGAAGACGAGCTTACGTATATATAGAGACTAGAGTAAACAAAAGGGATTCATTAAAGGGAGCTTAACCATACGTATACGGATGTTTTATTTACTGGAATACCCTTCCTTCTTGTCGTGATTAACTTAAGCAGCCCACCTATTAGTGTTCACTTTTAGATCTTTTATTCCACTCAATTAACGACCTGTTTAAGTTTGCTGTCTAATCTTTTGATAGCTAAAAGTACTATTGAAAATTTATCGTTTGACAAATGActgaaaatattaattgaaagtAATATGATTATTTCCGGAACTTAATCATACAGAAATGACATTTAGACTTTGGCAAAAAGACTTGCACCAAACTACTAAGTGTTACAACATATGCTTATCCAATAATGAATTCGTAACAAATTTGAACAATttaatcttcaaaaaaaaaaaaaaaaaaaaaaacaaatttgaacaaaaaaaaaaattcgtaacaGATAATTGCGGACCCTCATTCATTCGCAAAACACTATTAGTCTACTACTatataggaaaaagaaaaacatatataccTACGTAAACCTATGTATAACATCCATTAGTTTTTCCCAGTGTCATCAGTTTGTTtataatttgttataaaaaattaattcagttaattattattattatttttaatcatacaaacaaaaacttcttattttttaatatctttttttttaaatcataactCATATATGgtgatttagatttaaaatcaaaatattaatgttatatttaaagtcaaaatattaattttgtatttaaagtcaaatattaattttgtatttaattttcatttggTTTGTACTTAATttcttcataatttttttttattaaaaactttaataactaaacttaattatatttctataaGTTACCGAAGAtaactaatattattttatgactGAGCTCAATTGAATTCAGTCAAAACATTTTCGGTTCACTTACCAGtcagattttttaaaacattggtttttcaattttttttctttttaaaaaaaaaagaaagaaaagagaatgtATAATATGAACTTTAATATTACCGTATAATATGAACTTTCTGGTGATTTGGGAGGGGATCTAAAGAGAATGTAAATGAACTTATTTTGATATAAAGAAAATGTAAATGAACTTAAGACCTGTTTATCCTAAAGCAAAGGAAGGTTAATTTGATGTTTCTTTTTCATATTgggttttattaattgtttggGTACAACAATATCTGTTGAGTTATAGTTTTTTGGGGAAGTTAAAAAAAGGATTTTAGATATAGAAAAAAGCTCCTTAAACTAATACAGCCAATATACATACTTTGGACTTTATTCTATATTGCCCTACTACCTCCCTCCCATGTTTATTCTAACATATCCCTTactaaatttaatttcttttttattttattttttgaccaaaacaaagtaaaaaacacaaaaaggtTTAATGAATTTGATAATTTACCGACTCAACCATAAGATAAACGGATTGCCCACCCGAACCCAGTTAAAACGGATCTTATcctattaatttattaaaaaactatgtgtcttcctgcaccatgtgcagtaaaaaaaattaaaatattttttaatagataaatataaattatattttaaaataaaattttattaatattgtaaattttctttttcgtatcaatattttaattaaacataaaaattatatttaaaaatatgcatgtatatatttgaaattataatcttagatagattttttctatctatttattttaattaaatatattaaataaatttgtaaaagttgcataattaccaaaaattaaaattaaacaatatttataaaatttgtagatatataagaaaataatgattttatgattaaatttttataattttcttaaaaaattgtatacatttttgaaaattttagtaataaaattgtataatttaaaaatatataattaaattatatttaaaaatttataatgtcatatttgaatatatttattttaatgatgatttatgagttatttccatattttaaaaaaaaattccaaaaatataaattgacattaaatataatatatgagttattatcatattttaaaaagtttaccaaaagtataaattaacattaaatacaattgtccatgtcatattaacttataagacatgtcatcaatttcagtagctatgtcatatttattttgtgaaattgatcTAGAAAAGacgtggcaaaatcacttcgcaaatatagagCAAATATAGTGGAGGGGATTGAAAACCACGggacaaaaacaaaatctcttGTCGTTTTAGATCCAATCGGTTTCTAGGGTTCTCGATAAAAACCAGCCATTGATCTGAGATGAGATGGCTGATATCATGAAGCAAATCTTAGCGAAGCCGATCCAACTGTCTGACCAGGTGATGAAAGCGGCTGATTAGGCTAGTTCGTTCAAGCAGGAGTGCACGGAACTCAAGGCTAAGACTGAGAAGCTTGCTGCTCTTCTCCACACCGGATCCCTTGAAGACCGCTCCGATGCTGCCGCTTCCCTCGTTTCTCTTACCCGTCATAACGATTGCTACACTAAGCTTATCATCGCGGAAGGAGGCATAGGGCCTCTCTTTACAGCAGGGGAACAAGTGTCGAGAGAAACATTGGGTGTGTAGAACTAGAAGCTCATCGGAGTTTTAGCTCACTTATCCATTCCATCCGCAGCTAAGAGAGTTTTTATCAAGTCGAGGGTTTGGCGTGAGATGTTCTGTTTCGCTCGATAGAGATACTCCCATTACTGATTCGTTCTCTTCTCACGGGAGTATGTAGTCTCCTTCTTTGTTGGccaaaagttttcatttttattaattgttagTGTTGCTTTGTTGGTTTACTGAGTGATTATGGATCTTAGTATAACAGATTTCTTCACTCGAGCTAAACAAGTGAAGAGAATTGAG
Protein-coding regions in this window:
- the LOC106345406 gene encoding uncharacterized protein LOC106345406, which produces MGNSLRCCLACVLPCGALDLIRIVHLNGHVDEITRPMTAGEILQANPNHVLSKPCSQGVVRKILILSPESELKRGSIYFLIPDTSLPEKKKTKKKKDVQRRRKTLGNANDINSNHMVSTSNKDLDLTLCEKYLEDVMLSSSEKKCSAGKENRHRRRHSRSASVSMWQPHLDSISEDFN